A window from Desulfovibrio sp. encodes these proteins:
- a CDS encoding split-Soret cytochrome c → MNIGRRDLICGLGGLAVGGAMLGLGGAEANAAEQTQQAVGRFDQVGGAFGWTPHKLDPKECAKVAYEGYWHKGFGCGFGSFYAIVGLMGEKYGAPYNQFPFAMLEANKGGISDWGTICGALYGAAASFSLFWGRKEVHPMVNELFRWYEVTRLPVYNPGDAAQGFKGEQPMSASDSVLCHISVSKWCYENKIEADSKQRSERCGRLTADTAFKAAEIINAKIEQGKDFKSTFPLQKSVSSCGECHMTKGNDANWAKGVMDCTPCHSGTAATQNKFVNHP, encoded by the coding sequence GTGAATATCGGCAGACGAGATCTTATCTGCGGCCTTGGCGGGCTTGCAGTTGGCGGAGCTATGCTCGGATTGGGCGGCGCCGAGGCCAATGCTGCGGAGCAGACGCAGCAGGCAGTGGGCCGCTTTGACCAGGTTGGAGGAGCCTTTGGTTGGACGCCCCACAAACTCGACCCCAAGGAATGCGCAAAGGTGGCCTATGAGGGCTACTGGCACAAGGGTTTTGGCTGTGGCTTCGGTTCGTTTTACGCTATAGTCGGCCTGATGGGCGAAAAATACGGCGCGCCGTACAATCAGTTTCCTTTTGCCATGCTTGAGGCCAACAAGGGCGGCATCTCTGACTGGGGCACCATTTGCGGCGCTCTTTATGGAGCCGCGGCCAGCTTTTCGCTGTTCTGGGGTCGCAAAGAAGTGCACCCCATGGTGAACGAACTGTTCCGCTGGTATGAAGTGACCAGACTGCCCGTGTATAATCCCGGCGACGCGGCCCAGGGCTTCAAGGGCGAGCAGCCCATGAGCGCCTCGGATTCCGTGCTCTGCCACATTTCCGTGTCCAAATGGTGTTATGAAAACAAGATTGAGGCCGACAGCAAGCAGCGTAGCGAACGCTGCGGCCGCCTCACTGCCGACACGGCCTTCAAGGCTGCGGAAATCATCAATGCCAAGATTGAGCAGGGCAAGGATTTCAAGAGCACCTTCCCCTTGCAGAAGTCCGTGAGTTCTTGCGGCGAGTGCCATATGACAAAGGGCAATGACGCCAACTGGGCCAAGGGCGTCATGGACTGCACCCCCTGCCACAGCGGCACGGCCGCCACGCAGAACAAGTTTGTGAATCATCCTTAA